The following nucleotide sequence is from Tautonia rosea.
ACCTGCAATCGCGTCGACCCAATCGCGGGCACCTTTGCCGTCGACGAACTCCATCAGCAACTGGAATTGACCTTCGTCTTCGATCGCTTCAAAAAAGGCCACGATGTTGCGGTGCCGAAGGTTTCGCAGCACGTTCATTTCCCGAAGGAAATAGGCCCGGATCCGATCTCCAGCGGCCACGAACGGAATCATGACCTTCAGGGCAACTGGAAGGTTGTCCGCCTCTCGACGCGCGAGAAAGACTTCTCCCATCCCTCCGCCACCAATGTGGCGTTCGATCCAGTAGCCTTTGGGAGGCTGAGGATAACGTCGTCGACGATCCGCGCATGCCTTGCAGTACCACTCGACCACTTCGCCGGGCATGGCTGAGATTGTCAGGTCGGAAGGTGCCGGGGCCGTACAACCCCGACAAACGATTGGCAACACGCCCGACGATTCGATGACGACCTGAAACACGCTGTTCCCAGCGGCGATGGTGTCACCGTCGTGCAGGCGGGTGCATTCGACCCGGACGCCATTGACCCGGATGCCATTGGTGCTTCCCAGGTCGCGCACCATGCAAAGCGGTGGGTTGACTTCGACAAGGAAGTGATGACGCGACAGAAACGGGTCTTCCGGCATCGAGCACTGCGCGTCGGTCGCTCGACCCACCGAAAAGGCAGCATGTCGATCAAAACGGAACACGTGCCCTTGGTGCGCCCCGGTGGAGACTCGCAGTTCCACTTTCATCAGGGTCAATACTCCGAAGTCGAACCGATCGAGAGGCTCTTCCGTTGAACAGTCTTCGTCGGTCACCGACGATCCACACGGAGCAGGACGGATTCAGAACGCTCGAACGGATTCTCCCACGGTCTGAACGTCTCGGAGTCGGATTGCAAAGGGATCGGACAGAGAGCAGGAATCGAGTCATCGAGATGCCTGGTCCTGTCTGTCATCCTCTTCGAGAGATCGGGTGTTTAGGACTGATCTCAACGCTCAAGGTGTTCCCGGGCCAACTCGCGAAGCTTCCGGAGATCCAGTTTGCCCGAACCGAGCACCGGAATGGAATCGATGGGGACGAAGTCGTCT
It contains:
- a CDS encoding FHA domain-containing serine/threonine-protein kinase, coding for MKVELRVSTGAHQGHVFRFDRHAAFSVGRATDAQCSMPEDPFLSRHHFLVEVNPPLCMVRDLGSTNGIRVNGVRVECTRLHDGDTIAAGNSVFQVVIESSGVLPIVCRGCTAPAPSDLTISAMPGEVVEWYCKACADRRRRYPQPPKGYWIERHIGGGGMGEVFLARREADNLPVALKVMIPFVAAGDRIRAYFLREMNVLRNLRHRNIVAFFEAIEDEGQFQLLMEFVDGKGARDWVDAIAGLPPLQAIASIGKQLLLALDHAHQRGFVHRDIKPSNVLVMGGVRRPLVKLSDFGLAKNFRDDAGFKGMTIEGDFGGSMGFLSPDHIRGFRDVQGAADIYSAGATLYYLLSGRYPFLDFDPKNADAITKTLEHPAVPLRVHRRDVPEAFDRIIRRSLEKNPLDRWPSAREMAEALSPFATDPLMRSSNAPGPSASDCS